In a genomic window of Sutcliffiella sp. FSL R7-0096:
- a CDS encoding endospore germination permease, whose protein sequence is MQNVTKILIPRQLFMMVVLSTGLLNHVILIPNLLNAAGRDSWLSVIIAYPIAIIFLWLVYFIAKNSSDEGFFPMVEKRLGKLASAILSFPVVLFLFMGAYITLRDLMIWLNAYFLSDASVMMINFIMILVCFIVTLGGIKYMAISSGFLLPLVMLFGIFIAITNTTLKEPSLLFPLLSEGYMPVFKGVIYTLSGLLEIYIVVLLQPYSQSPIKFHQLFILLTILTGLILGPLTAAIMEFGPVESAFFRYPAYEQWRVLKIGEYISHLDFFALYQWLSGAIIRIGLFIYLAATFLTKKKKHYKLNPILVGGIYLIFFGVMWMEVETFYFYEFIYRYFLPACMAFFLFQILISALLIIVMRKREESYGKYNKPG, encoded by the coding sequence ATGCAAAACGTCACGAAAATCCTAATTCCAAGACAGCTGTTCATGATGGTGGTATTATCAACAGGTTTACTGAACCACGTAATCCTAATCCCGAACCTTTTGAATGCTGCGGGAAGGGACAGTTGGTTAAGTGTAATCATTGCCTACCCCATAGCCATCATCTTTTTATGGTTGGTTTATTTTATAGCCAAAAACAGCTCTGATGAAGGGTTCTTTCCGATGGTTGAAAAACGTCTTGGCAAATTAGCCTCCGCTATATTATCTTTCCCGGTCGTTCTATTTCTTTTCATGGGTGCCTACATCACATTACGAGATTTAATGATTTGGCTGAATGCATATTTCTTATCAGATGCATCTGTTATGATGATTAATTTCATTATGATTTTGGTGTGTTTCATTGTTACACTTGGCGGCATTAAATATATGGCTATTTCTAGTGGATTTTTACTTCCGTTAGTAATGCTTTTTGGTATTTTCATTGCTATCACCAATACCACCTTAAAAGAGCCAAGCCTACTATTTCCACTGTTGAGTGAAGGCTACATGCCTGTATTCAAAGGGGTTATTTATACTTTATCGGGGCTGCTTGAAATCTATATTGTCGTTTTACTGCAACCATATTCACAATCTCCGATAAAGTTCCATCAACTCTTCATCCTGCTTACCATATTGACGGGTTTAATCCTTGGTCCACTGACTGCTGCCATCATGGAATTTGGACCAGTAGAATCCGCTTTTTTTCGCTATCCAGCCTATGAACAATGGAGGGTGTTAAAGATTGGTGAGTATATTTCACATCTGGACTTTTTTGCTCTTTATCAATGGCTTAGCGGTGCCATCATAAGAATCGGATTATTCATTTACCTTGCTGCTACATTCCTCACCAAAAAGAAAAAACATTATAAGTTGAACCCGATATTAGTGGGAGGGATATACCTGATTTTTTTCGGGGTAATGTGGATGGAAGTGGAAACTTTTTATTTCTATGAGTTTATCTATCGTTATTTTTTACCAGCATGTATGGCGTTTTTTCTTTTTCAAATACTAATATCAGCCTTACTGATAATTGTGATGAGGAAAAGAGAGGAATCATATGGAAAATACAATAAGCCAGGATAA
- a CDS encoding vitamin B12-dependent ribonucleotide reductase has protein sequence MTIAINESKLKIDVERLNKDIGLFPQVHPITEDMTTTHKGVSRLVMLDRYAFKDTEKVTLTAGDFVVLTIKEDPKFPARGLGYIQDIDWSTKKASVLIEEEYRGVLTKQGEAETGVVVRSLDVIEKPLEVFYEQIAKRNAKGLAAVETTEEKRQEWFEKFYHELVNMNFVPAGRVLYGAGADTDVTYFNCYVMPFVQDSREGISEHRKQVMEIMSRGGGVGTNGSTLRPRNALARGVNGKSSGSVSWLDDIAKLTHLVEQGGSRRGAQMIMLADWHPDIVEFIISKMQNPRILRYLIENTNDESIKKAAEDKLKFTPLTDQEITMYQSVTNFKHIPGYGGFTEAIIKDAEQKLKVGGTYTVHNPEFLTGANISITLTKEFMEAVENDADFDLRFPDVEAYDKDEMALYNEQWSEVGDVREWEKQGHKVRVYRKIKAKELWNLVNICATYSAEPGIFFIDNANDMTNAKAYGQKVVATNPCGEQPLAPFSVCNLAAVNLAQFADKETKTVNFEKLKQTVEVGVRMQDNVIDATPYFLEENKKQALGERRVGLGVMGLHDLLIYCETEYGSEKGNELVDKVFETIAVTAYRASVELGKEKGSFPFLEGATVEETNRLREAFTKTGFMGKMPEDIKEGIMTSGIRNSHLLTVAPTGSTGTMVGVSTGLEPYFSFSYFRSGRLGKFIEVKADIVQEYLDANPEADAENLPNWFISAMELAPEAHADVQCIIQNWIDSSISKTVNAPKGYTVDQVKKVYERLYKGGAKGGTVYVDGSRDSQVLTLKAEENTMDEGEQIQMEDVVKKPVVLVETINDLRSTNVQYGSEVGNTCPVCRVGTVKEIGGCNTCTDCGAQLKCGL, from the coding sequence ATGACGATCGCAATTAATGAATCCAAATTAAAAATTGATGTAGAACGCTTGAACAAGGACATCGGCTTGTTTCCTCAAGTACACCCCATTACAGAGGACATGACCACCACACATAAAGGTGTTTCCCGCCTGGTCATGCTCGATCGTTACGCATTTAAAGATACCGAGAAAGTAACGCTTACAGCTGGAGATTTTGTTGTACTAACGATTAAAGAAGACCCAAAATTCCCTGCAAGAGGTCTTGGTTACATACAAGACATAGACTGGTCTACCAAAAAAGCTTCTGTACTAATTGAGGAAGAGTATCGTGGAGTTTTGACAAAGCAAGGTGAAGCTGAAACTGGAGTTGTCGTCCGTTCCTTAGATGTTATTGAAAAGCCACTTGAAGTCTTCTACGAGCAAATTGCCAAACGTAACGCGAAAGGGTTGGCAGCGGTAGAAACGACGGAAGAGAAGCGTCAGGAATGGTTCGAAAAGTTCTATCATGAACTGGTGAACATGAACTTTGTACCAGCAGGACGTGTGCTATACGGAGCTGGGGCAGACACAGATGTAACATACTTTAACTGTTATGTGATGCCGTTCGTACAGGATTCCCGTGAAGGAATATCCGAACATCGTAAACAAGTGATGGAAATCATGAGTCGCGGTGGTGGGGTTGGTACAAATGGATCAACGCTTCGACCACGAAACGCCCTTGCAAGAGGGGTTAACGGTAAATCCTCTGGTAGTGTCTCCTGGTTGGACGACATTGCAAAGTTGACTCATCTTGTTGAACAAGGTGGATCAAGACGTGGAGCTCAAATGATCATGCTAGCAGACTGGCATCCTGATATCGTAGAATTCATCATTTCCAAAATGCAAAACCCTAGAATTCTTCGCTACCTAATTGAAAATACAAATGACGAAAGCATCAAAAAAGCGGCAGAGGATAAGCTGAAGTTTACACCATTGACAGATCAGGAAATCACCATGTACCAATCTGTTACAAACTTCAAGCACATCCCTGGATACGGCGGATTTACAGAAGCAATCATAAAAGATGCAGAGCAGAAGCTTAAAGTGGGCGGAACGTACACGGTTCATAACCCAGAATTCCTGACAGGTGCCAATATTTCCATTACGCTCACAAAAGAATTTATGGAAGCTGTTGAGAACGATGCAGACTTCGATCTTCGTTTCCCTGATGTGGAAGCATATGATAAAGATGAAATGGCCCTATACAATGAGCAATGGTCAGAAGTTGGAGATGTTCGTGAATGGGAAAAGCAAGGACACAAGGTGAGAGTATACAGAAAAATTAAAGCCAAAGAGCTTTGGAACTTAGTCAATATCTGTGCGACATATTCAGCAGAGCCGGGCATTTTCTTCATCGACAATGCCAACGATATGACAAATGCAAAAGCATACGGACAAAAGGTCGTAGCAACCAACCCATGTGGGGAACAACCCCTCGCACCATTTTCTGTCTGCAACTTGGCAGCAGTCAACCTTGCTCAATTTGCGGACAAGGAAACCAAAACAGTAAACTTTGAAAAGTTGAAACAAACAGTAGAAGTCGGCGTAAGAATGCAAGATAACGTCATCGATGCGACGCCATACTTCTTGGAGGAAAATAAAAAGCAAGCATTAGGAGAGCGCCGTGTTGGACTTGGAGTAATGGGCCTTCACGATCTTCTAATCTATTGTGAAACAGAATACGGTTCTGAAAAAGGCAACGAGCTTGTAGATAAAGTATTTGAAACGATTGCGGTTACTGCATATCGTGCTTCAGTGGAACTTGGAAAAGAAAAAGGAAGCTTCCCGTTCTTAGAGGGTGCAACAGTAGAAGAGACAAATCGCCTACGTGAAGCATTCACAAAAACAGGCTTCATGGGCAAAATGCCGGAAGATATCAAAGAAGGCATCATGACTTCAGGTATTCGTAACTCTCACCTATTAACGGTGGCTCCAACTGGATCTACTGGAACAATGGTGGGCGTATCAACAGGTCTAGAACCGTACTTCTCCTTCTCTTACTTCCGCAGTGGACGTCTAGGGAAGTTCATTGAAGTCAAAGCGGACATCGTTCAAGAATACTTGGATGCGAACCCAGAAGCAGATGCGGAGAACCTTCCAAACTGGTTCATCTCTGCAATGGAACTCGCTCCTGAAGCACACGCCGATGTCCAATGCATCATCCAAAACTGGATTGACAGCTCCATTTCCAAAACGGTTAATGCGCCAAAAGGATATACAGTGGATCAAGTGAAAAAAGTGTACGAACGCCTCTACAAAGGTGGAGCAAAAGGTGGTACCGTCTATGTGGATGGAAGCCGTGACTCCCAAGTCCTAACCCTGAAAGCCGAAGAAAACACCATGGACGAAGGCGAGCAGATTCAAATGGAAGATGTAGTAAAGAAGCCGGTCGTACTTGTGGAAACAATCAACGATTTGCGCTCGACCAATGTTCAATACGGATCAGAAGTAGGGAACACATGCCCTGTTTGCCGTGTTGGTACAGTAAAAGAAATCGGTGGATGTAATACATGCACAGACTGTGGTGCACAGTTGAAATGCGGATTATAA